The sequence CCGGCATCAATTTCAGCATTTTCGAGAAACACCATCGACTCGTTTCCGGTAAATTCAAGTAAATCGATACCGATCGTATTAGGGATCGGGTTGCCTTCAGAGTCTAAACAAAGGTCATTTTCTTCCGGTGCTTCTAAATTGTCTCCGACGGTAAATGTTTGTGCCCCGTCACCATTCCCCGTGAGTTCAACGGCATTAAAGCAAGCAACAACAGCCTCAGCGTTATCGACAGGCGCGTCACTCACTCCCAAAGTGAACTGAGCAGTATCCGGTGTGGTCGGGTCATCATCAGAACCGCCACAAGCGGCTAATGTTACTGTCGCTAAAGCTAACGTTGTGTATGCAAATAAACGCATGGGTATTCCTCCTTGTGAGTTATTTCCCGTTAGTTATAGACTTGAGCCAACAAAATTTAAACGCGTTTTACAAAAATTTTCATTGACAAAGTTGTGGTATAGCTCTATATCGTTTTTGTCGTAAATAACGACAGGCTTTTTGTTCGGTTTTAGTCTGTAGGAAGGGCTTATCATGACCACTATTACCCGAGAGTTATTATTGAAGAAACCGTTTAACGATTTCAGAAACTATCCGTATGGCTTCGCGCGTTCTGGCGACTTTTCTATCAGGGAAAGCGATGCATTGACACACTATGGTTGTTTGATTACCGCCATGCTCAATGGCGAGTTTAAACCGACGTTGCAGGAAGACATCGATTTACTGGCTGCTGCAAAAGGCGAGCAAGCGCCTGCTACCCCGGTTGAAAAGACATGGGCGAAATATCAGGCGCGTATTCACCGTCCTAAAGTGGCGAGTATGTATGGTAAAGGTAAGTTTGCTGACGATTCTTTAGGCTCATCTTCGGACACAGAAGATGATCTGATAGTCGAAGATTAAGAGTGCGAACTAACAAGCTTTAAGCGTCTGGGAGCCTGGCGGTGGCAATGGTAACAATAGCTGCCGCCAAAACGTTTTGCTTCCTTCTTGGCTTCGGTTGCAAGTAACGCAACGTCGTGGTGCGACTCACAAAGCTTAGCGTCTGGGCTGACAACGCCAACCGCAATGCTCAATAAAGAGAAGAATGTTGGGTGGCCCTCGCGGTTCACCGCTTTAATACCGCCAAGTTTTATATGTTCTTCTTGGTAAAACTGAACAATGTCCTCATCAAACCGTTCAATGACTTTCTGGCAGCTGTTTTCAATTCTGTCGGCAGTGACAGCGGCATGATCAAATATCACGACAAAGTCATCACCGCCAATATGGCCGACGAAGTTACTGCACCCTGTCAGCGTTTTTTGCAGTAACTGAGCGACCCATTTTATCACTTGGTCACCTTGCTCATAGCCGTAAATATCGTTGTAGGGTTTAAAGTGGTTTAAATCGAAGTAGGCAACGCTAAATTGACGTTGTTCTCTCAGTTTTTCGTTGATAACACGATTGATTGCGACGTTGCCGGGCAGTTGAGTCAACGGATTTGCATGTCGAGCATCGTTAATTTTCAGTTCGGTTATTTTGCGTAGCAAGCTTTTTATCGAGGCCACGCCGTAATATCCGTTGTTGCGAGTAACAATAATATGTTGATAGACATCGGTTT comes from Idiomarina sp. X4 and encodes:
- the maoP gene encoding DUF413 domain-containing protein; protein product: MTTITRELLLKKPFNDFRNYPYGFARSGDFSIRESDALTHYGCLITAMLNGEFKPTLQEDIDLLAAAKGEQAPATPVEKTWAKYQARIHRPKVASMYGKGKFADDSLGSSSDTEDDLIVED